From one Psilocybe cubensis strain MGC-MH-2018 chromosome 13, whole genome shotgun sequence genomic stretch:
- a CDS encoding putative WD repeat-containing protein C26H5.03, with amino-acid sequence MRFRTLEIRWHDSKPISTCDFQPLPFKKARPAAGQDKNYASQSYRLATGGEDNHVRIWMVHPHIRPPTLLADADPTTANASRPPRVEYLATLSRHSAAVNVVRFSPNGELVASAGDDGMIIIWAPSASPQAATYGSDLSAEDLQYEKEYWKPRTTFRCTTMQVYDLAWSPTGEYIIAGSTDNTARVFAAADGKCVYEIAEHLHYVQGVAWDPLNEYIATQSSDRSMHIYNITTKPGGAFEVHAVGKNTRMPHRHSHSHSRTPSAHGGRPRMFRRASTASDLESSSAIALDNNDDAQSITSGHGREGGGAPLTPAMSVTSTPAFMFPPPPIEGSSRRSSFSSNAPGSPSTFSNNNNNSRYGRSPSPMPPLPAIRNLPSSSNAPTAALWASVKLYGDESYTNFFRRLTFSPDGGLLLTPAGQFEDPSVTPASVATKAGEDTTPTRGRKGHPSEAGASTQLGSSSSVYIYSRANFARPPIAQLPGHKKASVAVRFSPILYDLRSGVSLPGTSSSTAEENDKKAEGKGKDNLPVGVLEKGVDGVMDVDVLGPLKPSENPPMPTPSTSALMTPQRTPAPGNIVTPTPRPAISTSGINIVASSPALSPMDLRPPTPAESKPSTPAPSQTNNNNNANSGGGTVMQTGSVFALPYRMLFAVVTMDTVAIYDTQQASPLCLLTKLHYDEFTDMTWSPDGQCLILSSRDGYCTLIIFDDILPAYHTQQHTLQLQSIAHHHSVPISYGPNNHPPSVSASSAQVTPAATPSSASIGLPGPSQTSNPKKRSDPPLTPAASVDGSEAYFSTAQTSSSEQKLQQPKAGSSTGEAPASAVDAGKSQEPPKKKRRVALTRVGDLDS; translated from the exons ATGCGTTTTCGAACTTTGGAGATCAGATGGCACGACAGCAAGCCTATATCTACCTGCGACTTCCAGCCTCTTCCTTTCAAAAAGGCGCGTCCGGCAGCGGGCCAGGATAAAAATTATGCGTCTCAGAGCTACAGGCTGGCGACGGGAGGGGAAGACAACCATGTCAGA ATATGGATGGTTCATCCACACATCAGACCGCCGACGCTGTTGGCGGATGCGGATCCTACGACAGCCAATGCTTCGCGGCCACCGCGAGTAGAATACCTGGCGACCCTCAGCCGCCACTCCGCAGCAGTCAATGTGGTTCGCTTTTCGCCAAATG GGGAGCTTGTCGCGTCTGCTGGGGATG ATGGCATGATCATCATATGGGCGCCCTCTGCAAGCCCCCAGGCGGCTACTTATGGAAGTGATCTCAGCGCCGAAGATTTGCAGTATGAGAAAGAATACTGGAAACCCAGAACAACCTTTAG ATGTACTACAATGCAAGTATATGACTTGGCATGGAGTCCAACTGGGGAGTACATTATTGCGGGTAGCACCGACAACACAGCGAGAGTTTTCGCCGCCGCAGACG GAAAATGTGTATACGAGATCGCCGAGCACCTGCACTATGTGCAGGGCGTTGCCTGGGACCCTTTGAACGAGTACATTGCCACCCAAAGCAGCGATCGCTCTATGCACATCTACAACATCACGACCAAACCCGGAGGTGCATTTGAAGTGCACGCTGTGGGCAAAAACACACGCATGCCGCACAGACACAGCCATAGCCATTCTCGCACACCTAGTGCCCATGGCGGACGGCCCCGGATGTTCCGACGGGCTTCCACTGCCAGTGACCTGGAGTCCTCCTCAGCTATCGCCCTGGACAACAATGACGACGCTCAAAGTATTACATCAGGCCATGGaagggagggaggaggggcACCGTTGACGCCTGCGATGTCTGTCACGAGTACACCTGCATTCATGTTCCCGCCGCCACCCATCGAGGGTTCTTCCAGAAGATCCTCATTTAGCTCCAATGCCCCCGGCTCACCGTCCACTTTCAGCAACAATAACAACAACAGTCGATATGGACGCTCTCCATCGCCGATGCCACCCCTCCCAGCTATTAGGAATTTACCTTCGTCTTCGAATGCGCCGACGGCGGCGCTGTGGGCGAGCGTTAAGCTTTACGGAGATGAAAGCTACACAAACTTTTTCAGACGGTTGACGTTTAGCCCAGATGGCGGCCTGCTGTTGACGCCGGCGGGACAGTTCGAAGATCCGTCGGTGACACCTGCTTCGGTGGCAACGAAGGCGGGGGAAGACACCACGCCTACAAGGGGAAGGAAAGGGCATCCGTCGGAAGCTGGAGCGTCGACGCAATTGGGGTCGTCTTCGTCTGTGTATATTTACTCTCGCGCGAATTTTGCGAGACCGCCGATTGCACAGCTGCCAGGGCACAAGAAGGCGAGCGTCGCAGTGCGCTTCTCGCCCATTCTCTATGACCTGCGATCGGGCGTGTCCCTTCCAGGTACATCTAGCTCGACAGCTGAAGAGAATGATAAAAAGGCGGAAGGAAAGGGTAAAGACAACTTGCCGGTTGGTGTGCTTGAGAAGGGTGTGGATGGCGTTATGGATGTCGACGTGTTGGGCCCGTTGAAGCCATCGGAGAACCCACCCATGCCGACGCCTTCTACCAGTGCGTTGATGACGCCCCAGCGAACACCGGCACCCGGCAACATTGTGACCCCAACACCCCGGCCTGCGATCTCGACGTCAGGTATCAACATCGTGGCTTCGTCGCCCGCGCTTTCGCCTATGGATTTGAGGCCGCCGACACCTGCTGAATCGAAGCCTTCGACTCCTGCCCCTTCACAAAccaataataataataatgcTAACAGTGGAGGAGGAACAGTGATGCAGACAGGTTCTGTCTTTGCTCTGCCTTACCGCATGCTGTTTGCAGTCGTGACGATGGACACTGTCGCCATCTATGATACACAACAAGCATCACCTCTCTGCTTGCTCACAAAGTTGCACTATGACGAATTCACAGATATGACTTG GTCACCAGATGGTCAATGCCTCATTCTCTCCTCGCGCGATGGCTACTGTACCCTAATCATATTCGACGACATTCTGCCCGCCTACCACACCCAACAGCATACCCTTCAACTACAGTCGATTGCGCACCACCACTCAGTGCCCATCTCTTATGGCCCAAACAACCACCCTCCCTCAGTGTCGGCTTCATCAGCTCAAGTTACACCCGCGGCTACACCATCATCTGCCAGCATCGGCTTGCCTGGCCCATCTCAAACCTCGAACCCAAAGAAGAGGTCCGACCCACCGTTGACACCTGCTGCGAGTGTGGATGGCTCTGAGGCTTATTTCTCGACAGCGCAGACATCCTCCTCTGAGCAGAAACTTCAGCAACCAAAGGCTGGCTCGTCCACTGGAGAGGCACCGGCATCTGCTGTAGATGCTGGGAAATCTCAGGAGccgccgaagaagaagaggagagtcGCGTTGACGCGAGTAGGTGATTTAGATTCATAA
- a CDS encoding MFS transporter asaE, whose translation MDHSRRHDERVAAKFNLLYRPPLSVRPDLIGLITCSLRNEVLTLNESRRAMTSQDKELESSQEKTSTVVDHTSESTEYTRVANDETTLPEGGLRAWSVVAGVFLSQFCSFGYTNAYGVYNDFYVRRYLVETSTSSQISWIGSVQLWLCLSVGLFTGRAFDAGYFYHLMIGGSILFVFSLFMVSITQPEHYYQLFLSQGIGLGLAIGILYVPGLGILSHYFKRRRALAIGIATCGSAVGGALHPIMLNKWFQGSLGFHSGVKASAGLNAGLLIISLLLMKPKYPPNRKKANSTFRSMRLFLRDPPYVIMIFGTVITLSGLYYPIFFVQLNAIKNGISPNLAFYTIAILNAASVMGRISTNALVYRLGAFNVVVFCIFIASVLVFCTLAIKTAAGTITFAILYGFFSGAYVSLLAPMIGTTADNDSEIGARLGICFTFTGFGGLVGTPIAGALLSTSFIWWRPTIYSGVAVLSGSICFFTSRWLLARRRHTQWI comes from the exons ATGGATCATAGCCGGCGGCATGATGAGAGAGTTGCCGCAAAATTCAATTTGCTTTACCGACCACCCCTGT CTGTCCGTCCAGACCTCATTGGACTCATAACGTGTTCACTTAGAAACGAAGTACTA ACGTTGAACGAGTCTAGACGTGCTATGACCTCTCAGGACAAGGAGCTCGAGTCATCTCAAGAAAAGACCTCTACTGTTGTTGATCATACCAGCGAATCCACCGAATACACTCGCGTCGCCAATGATGAAACCACATTGCCTGAAGGAGGCCTACGCGCATGGTCCGTGGTAGCAGGAGT CTTCCTGTCACAATTTTGCTCATTTGG GTATACGAATGCTTATGGGGTTTACAATG ATTTTTATGTTCGACGATATCTGGTCGAGACGAGCACGTCGTCCCAGATAAG TTGGATCGGCAGCGTCCAGCTCTGGTTATGCCTCTCGGTAGGGCTGTTCACAGGGCGAGCCTTCGACGCAGGCTATTT CTACCACTTGATGATTGGGGGTTctattctttttgtttttagcCTGTTCATGGTATCCATCACCCAGCCGGAGCACTACTACCAG CTTTTCCTTTCACAAGGTATTGGCCTTGGCTTGGCTATTGGCATTCTCTATGTCCCGGGGCTAGGGATTCTATCACATTATTTTAAAAGACGACGCGCGCTCGCTATCGGGATCGCAACGTGT GGCTCAGCGGTTGGTGGTGCATTGCATCCCATTATGCTCAATAAATGGTTCCAGGGGAGCCTTGGATTCCACTCCGGCGTCAAAGCTAGTGCAGGGTTGAACGCTGGGCTCCTCATCATCTCATTGCTTTTGATGAAACCAAAGTATCCCCCCAACAGAAAAAAGGCCAACAGCACATTTCGTAGCATGCGGCTCTTTCTTAGAGATCCGCCTTATGTTATAATGATCTTTGG CACGGTGATCACACTCTCAGGATTATATTACCCTATATTCTTTGTCCAGCTCAATGCCATTAAGAATGGGATCAGCCCGAACCTCGCCTTCTACACG ATCGCCATTCTGAATGCCGCCAGCGTAATGGGCCGAATATCTACCAACGCACTCGTATACAGATTAGGCGCGTTCAACGTGGTGGTGTTCTGCATATTCATAGCCTCCGTCCTTGTGTTCTGTACGCTGGCCATCAAGACGGCAGCTGGGACGATAACATTTGCCATCCTATATGGATTCTTCTCCGGAGCCT ATGTGAGTCTACTTGCTCCCATGATTGGGACAACTGCGGATAACGACTCGGAAATTGGGGCACGCCTCGGCATATGCTTCACATTCACAG GATTTGGCGGACTGGTCG GCACGCCTATTGCCGGCGCATTGCTGTCAACATCGTTTATTTGGTGGCGGCCGACAATATACTCTGGAGTAGCTGTCCTCTCGGGTTCCATATGCTTCTTCACTTCCAGATGGTTGTTGGCGAGACGTAGACATACCCAATGGATTTGA
- a CDS encoding DNA-directed RNA polymerase II subunit RPB9 produces MLCEYSKASLHFCQECNNLLYPKADPQRRIMVYGCRICQYDDMVENKCVYRNDLLTVTKEQVGVTTDLGADATLAHSNIPCPKCGNDDAVFYQDQSKRKETRMILFFYIGVHDYNAVVITVYFVNICYPSKFQRHFPVRHCEI; encoded by the exons ATGCTGTGTGAATATTCAAAGGCATCCCTTCACTTTTGTCAAGAATGCAACAACCTACTTTACCCCAAGGCGGACCCTCAGCGTCGGATCATGGTCTATGGCTGCAGGATATGTCAATACGATGACATGGTGGAGAATAAGTGCGTCTACAGAAATGACTTGTTGACAGTGACCAA GGAACAGGTCGGTGTCACCACCGACCTTGGGGCTGACGCTACCCTG GCACATTCAAACATTCCATGTCCAAAATGTGGCAACGATGA CGCAGTTTTTTATCAAGATCAATCCAAACGAAAAGAGACACGAATGATTCTATTCTTT TACATTGGAGTTCATGATTACAATGCGGTGGTAATAA CTGTATACTTTGTCAATATTTGCTATCCCTCCAAATTTCAACGACACTTTCCTGTTCGCCATTGTGAAATCTAA
- a CDS encoding 60S ribosomal protein L27-A → MKFSFAIALFASAIATVAASPYPPPPPRDVVAETNAYRFARGLPPRSPMRRATPVQAARRSKPSGVSGSCNTGSVQCCQSTQKADKSLVGLLGALIGGVVPLGTTIGHNCSPLSVGGIGGNSCSQQPVCCDSNHFNGLINIGCTPKLVVGVIKMVKVYKPGKVAIVLQGRHAGKKVVVIKQVDEGSKDRNYPHAIVAGIERYPRKVTRRMGQKKLAHRSKVKPFIKVINYSHLFPTRYALELEGLKGSVTVDTFKEPTQREDAKKNVKKLLEDRYTSGKNKWFFQPLRF, encoded by the exons ATGAAGTTCTCCTTCGCCATTGCTTTGTTCGCCTCTGCTATCGCCACCGTTGCGGCTTCCCCTtatcctccccctccccctcgaGATGTCGTTGCGGAAACAAACGCTTACCGCTTCGCGCGCGGACTTCCCCCAAGGAGTCCCATGCGTCGTGCTACTCCAGTTCAAG CTGCACGGAGGAGCAAACCATCTGGTGTATCTGGTTCATGCAACACTGGCTCTGTTCAGTGCT GCCAATCCACTCAAAAGGCTGATAAATCCCTCGTTGGACTCCTTGGTGCATTGATTGGTGGAGTTGTTCCTCTTGGAACAACCATTGGCCACAACTGCAGTCCCTTGTCTGTAGGCGGCATTGGTGGCAACTCTTG CTCTCAACAACCTGTCTGCTGCGACAGCAACCATTTCAATGGTCTTATCAACATTGGATGCACACCCA AGCTCGTCGTCGGTGTCATCAAGATGGTTAAAG TATACAAGCCCGGCAAG GTCGCTATTGTCCTCCAAGGCCGTCACGCCGGCAAAAAAGTCGTTGTTATCAAGCAAGTCGACGAGGGATCCAAAGATAGGAACTACCCCCATGCCATCGTTGCTGGCATCGAGCGCTACCCCCGAAAAGTGACCAGGCGTATGGGTCAGAAGAAGTTGGCCCACAGGAGCAAGGTTAAGCCTTTCATCAAG GTCATCAACTACTCCCACCTTTTCCCCACCCGTTACGCTCTCGAGCTCGAGGGTCTTAAGGGATCCGTCACCGTCGACACCTTCAAGGAGCCCACACAGAGAGAGGATGCCAAAAAGAACGTGAAAAAGCTGCTTGAGGATCGCTACACAAGCGGAAAGAACAAGTGGTTCTTCCAGCCTCTCAGA TTCTGA
- a CDS encoding Cytochrome P450 monooxygenase 208 → MTEHFSYVQLAALVLAGIFLKRLLRKKSEPLPPGPKKLPLIGNLLDMPSSQEWFTFAEWAKKWGDIVSVSVLGQQIIIVNTIDQAMQMLDKKSSIYSDRPIIQMGGELVGWRNTLALLPYGDRFRNYRKLFHQAIGTHSAMSRFYVVEELETQLFLKRILSNPDDLAAHVRKTAGAIILRISHGYEVKEKEDPFVTLADSATEQFSLSTAPGVFLVNLVPALRHIPQWFPGGGFKKIAAQWAQTLVDMAEGPHQFVKKQMEVGKAEDSFTLRLLESPDYTPAQEHDIKWSAASLYSGGADTTVSAIYAIFLAAVLNPGAVRKAQEELDRVTGNNRLPTFADRVDLPYTNAFALEVLRWHSVTPTGKKIAKLGFVIVLGLIAYTGVPHRVSEDNVHNNYFIPKGALVITNIWY, encoded by the exons ATGACTGAGCATTTTTCCTATGTCCAACTTGCAGCACTCGTTCTCGCCGGAATCTTCTTGAAAAGACTTTTAAGGAAGAAGTCGGAGCCTCTTCCTCCAGGCCCCAAGAAGCTTCCTTTGATAGGAAACCTCCTTGACATGCCTTCTTCCCAAGAGTGGTTCACGTTCGCGGAATGGGCAAAAAAATGGG GCGATATAGTGTCTGTCTCTGTTTTGGGACAACAAATAATAATCGTGAACACCATTGATCAAGCAATGCAAATGCTCGATAAGAAGAGTTCTATCTACTCTGACAGACCCATCATTCAAATGGGTGGCGAACTGGTTGGTTGGAGGAACACACTCGCGCTTCTGCCATACGGCGACCGATTCCGCAACTATCGTAAGCTTTTTCACCAAGCAATTGGCACCCACTCCGCTATGTCGCGATTTTACGTCGTGGAGGAACTCGAAACTCAGCTATTCTTGAAGAGAATCCTATCGAATCCCGATGATCTAGCTGCCCATGTGCGAAA GACGGCTGGCGCCATCATTTTGCGCATCTCGCATGGTTACGAGgtcaaggagaaggaggatcCGTTTGTCACGTTGGCTGATTCGGCGACTGAACAATTTTCTCTGAGCACCGCGCCTGGCGTGTTTTTGGTGAATCTTGTCCCTGCAC TACGGCATATACCCCAATGGTTTCCTGGCGGTGGTTTCAAAAAGATTGCAGCACAATGGGCCCAGACACTCGTAGATATGGCTGAAGGACCTCACCAATTCGTAAAGAAACAAATG GAGGTCGGGAAGGCTGAAGACTCCTTCACGTTGAGGCTTCTTGAATCTCCTGACTACACTCCCGCTCAGGAACACGATATCAAGTGGTCCGCTGCTTCGCTGTATTCTGGAGGTGCTGATACC ACTGTATCCGCGATTTATGCGATATTTTTAGCCGCTGTGCTGAACCCTGGAGCTGTGAGAAAAGCACAGGAGGAACTGGATAGGGTTACTGGAAATAATCGCCTTCCTACTTTTGCTGACAGAGTGGACCTCCCTTACACAAACGCATTCGCTCTTGAGGTTCTCCGGTGGCATTCGGTTACCCCTACGGGTAAGAAAATAGCTAAGCTTGGCTTTGTGATCGTCCTTGGCCTGATCGCATATACAGGTGTACCTCACCGCGTCTCTGAGGATAACGTGCATAATAATTATTTCATCCCAAAAGGTGCCCTGGTCATCACCAATATTTGGTACTAG
- a CDS encoding Peptidyl-prolyl cis-trans isomerase cyp40, which translates to MSKDQRPITFFDISIGDKPAGRIAFSLYKDLVPKTAENFRALCTGEEGIGRAGKALWYKGSGFHRVIKGFMCQGGDFTAGNGTGGESIYGEKFEDEAFPVKHTKPFLLSMANAGPNTNGSQFFITVAPTPHLDGKHVVFGEVIKGKSIVRQIENHPTSSGDVPTEPIVITNSGELSPDDPSLQDDPMAQTGDPYEDYPEDEDKDTEDPKVALEIAGVVREVGNKLFKEGKTEEALQKYQKSLRYLDLHPVLPEGSPPELKDSFDALLAPLLLNSALAAIRTKPQSSANAVIAISSATRALNTLTLNNADKAKALYRRALAHIYMKDDDKAEQDLVEASQLVPEDAAIAGELAKIKQQRKEKREKEKKQFKKLFG; encoded by the exons ATGTCCAAGGATCAGCGCCCTATTACTTTCTTTGATATTTCTATCGGCGATAAACCCGCCGGAAGGATTGCCTTTTCCTTATACAAGGACCTTGTGCCAAAAACAGCAGAGAATTTCC GAGCATTATGTACTGGAGAAGAAGGCATTGGGAGGGCGGGAAAGGCTTTGTGGTACAAGGGATCAGGATTCCATCGTGTGATTAAGGG TTTCATGTGCCAGGGTGGTGACTTCACTGCTGGAAATG GAACTGGTGGTGAATCAATCTACGGTGAAAAGTTCGAAGATGAAGCATTCCCCGTGAAACACACAAAACCCTTCTTGCTATCTATG GCAAATGCGGGACCCAACACCAATGGATCGCAATTCTTCATTACTGTCGCACCCACCCCGCATCTCGATGGAAAGCACGTCGTGTTTGGAGAAGTGATCAAGGGAAAATCCATAG TGCGTCAGATAGAAAACCACCCTACTTCCTCAGGCGATGTCCCCACTGAGCCAATTGTGATCACCAACTCGGGAGAGCTCTCTCCTGATGATCCATCACTTCAAGACGACCCCATGGCCCAGACTGGTGATCCATATGAAGATTACCctgaagacgaggataaAGATACGGAAGACCCAAAAGTCGCCCTAGAAATCGCAGGAGTGGTGAGAGAGGTTGGAAACAAACTTTTCAAGGAAGGAAAGACAGAGGAAGCGCTGCAGAAGTATCAAA AGTCACTCCGTTACCTAGATCTCCACCCTGTATTGCCCGAAGGTTCTCCCCCTGAGCTGAAGGACAGCTTTGACGCTCTCCTTGCTCCCCTTCTTCTCAATTCTGCACTTGCTGCTATCCGTACCAAACCCCAGTCCTCCGCAAATGCCGTTATTGCTATTAGCAGCGCTACACGTGCTTTGAACACATTGACTCTCAATAATGCGGACAAAG CTAAAGCGCTGTACCGTCGTGCTCTTGCTCACATCTATATGAAGGACGACGATAAAGCTGAGCAAGACCTCGTCGAGGCAAGCCAGCTGGTACCTGAAGACGCAGCTATTGCTGGCGAGCTTGCGAAAATCAAACAGCAACgcaaggagaagagggaaaaggagaagaagcaATTCAAGAAGTTGTTCGGTTGA